In Sphingomonas sp. SORGH_AS_0950, the following are encoded in one genomic region:
- a CDS encoding sigma-54 dependent transcriptional regulator, protein MILLADDEPAFQRLTGAWLRGLGHDVEVVGDGAAAVAAFRVKAADLVLLDLAMPPHHDPEAGLALIPSFAPAAVVVMTGHADHALALKAVEAGAWDFLAKPVDPDMLRVVVARALERARLAREVAALRAQAGAEEDMGLVGTSPAMAGLRDLIRRVAPTRLPALVLGPSGTGKELVARAIHAASPRATRPLVTIHCGAVPAELLESELFGHLKGSFTGATADRPGLIETAHGGTLFLDEIGEMPAAMQVKLLRFLNDGSYQPVGARAPREADVRIVAATHRDLAAAVAEGSFREDLFYRLKGVVLRTPSLAERATDVPLLARLFLQRTARGRANFSPDALNWLAGRGWRGNVRELRAAVECATALAIPGAAGTIVTAADLAFAVGDAPLPVESVATTAPQSLEEEVAALEHRRIVEALQRTGHNHTHTARELGLSRVGLLKKMDRMGLR, encoded by the coding sequence GCCTTGGCCATGACGTGGAGGTCGTGGGCGATGGCGCCGCGGCGGTGGCGGCGTTCAGGGTCAAAGCCGCCGACCTCGTCCTGCTCGACCTCGCCATGCCGCCGCATCATGATCCCGAAGCGGGCCTTGCACTGATCCCTTCCTTCGCGCCGGCCGCCGTGGTGGTGATGACCGGCCATGCCGATCATGCGCTGGCACTGAAGGCGGTCGAGGCGGGGGCGTGGGACTTTCTCGCCAAGCCGGTCGATCCCGACATGCTGCGCGTCGTCGTCGCCCGTGCGCTGGAGCGGGCGCGGCTTGCGCGCGAGGTCGCCGCCCTGCGGGCGCAAGCCGGGGCCGAGGAGGATATGGGGCTCGTCGGCACCTCACCGGCGATGGCGGGGTTGCGCGACCTGATCCGCCGCGTGGCGCCGACCCGCCTCCCAGCGCTGGTGCTGGGGCCGAGCGGCACGGGCAAGGAACTGGTCGCGCGCGCGATCCATGCCGCCTCGCCCCGCGCCACCCGGCCGCTGGTGACGATCCATTGCGGCGCGGTGCCGGCTGAGTTACTGGAAAGCGAGCTGTTCGGGCATCTGAAGGGCAGCTTCACCGGCGCGACCGCCGACCGGCCCGGCCTGATCGAGACGGCGCATGGCGGCACGCTGTTCCTAGACGAGATCGGCGAGATGCCCGCCGCGATGCAGGTCAAGCTCCTGCGCTTCCTCAACGACGGCAGCTATCAGCCGGTCGGTGCCCGCGCTCCGCGCGAGGCCGATGTGCGCATTGTGGCTGCGACGCATCGCGACCTCGCCGCGGCCGTGGCGGAGGGCAGCTTCCGCGAGGACCTGTTCTATCGGCTGAAGGGCGTCGTGCTGCGCACGCCGTCGCTGGCCGAGCGTGCGACCGATGTACCGCTGCTCGCCAGATTGTTCCTGCAGCGGACGGCCCGAGGTCGGGCCAACTTCTCGCCGGACGCGCTGAATTGGTTGGCCGGCCGGGGATGGCGAGGCAACGTCCGCGAATTGCGCGCCGCCGTCGAATGCGCCACAGCACTGGCGATCCCGGGCGCGGCGGGCACCATCGTCACGGCCGCCGACCTCGCCTTCGCGGTCGGCGACGCTCCGTTGCCGGTGGAGAGCGTCGCCACCACCGCTCCCCAAAGTCTCGAAGAGGAAGTGGCCGCGCTGGAACATCGCCGCATCGTCGAGGCGCTCCAGCGCACCGGGCATAACCACACCCATACAGCGCGCGAACTGGGCCTGTCGCGCGTCGGCCTGCTCAAGAAGATGGATCGGATGGGGCTGCGCTGA
- a CDS encoding integrase — protein MPAIENVTRRSAVYWWRRRLRLAPASAKPITVVMMVSLLTKDQPVARRRAVAMTGQSETVRMSLYEKIERDGLTADQASAVFQEEMIRYRNMLAYQHQSIQQDGEGHVAERFAQMRAIYSAVNRDFADNGFTDFLGIDYVGGFDRRFADLDDEARGHLYAMLGRTPELPEHLLNEARDLLRCVGVDDSGDRSEAARQIMCQARAAAAASYGDPALQDMANRMAVAATIMRSLGAAAPSPAQIVAPTPAAMSAQTAANVAADPEQWDEEDGEDEKAERQRYARMSPLEVVEAYMSLKPKARGRATVTKAAANKPKSQAKTWADSQRRQFKAAAFLFGKSNGGKPLARTRQEDLNRFYDQLNRMPSTHHKSVRHEPMKIEDICLEAANRVEEAEKHEEAINFTIGLDVGTINRHFANLKKLSTWLASKTKMRVLDFSDYILVEEERDERTERDPYTIQQGQELFALGIWTGSPTLDDRFTKGSDGRIWHDAAYWIMPIVWYSGMRREEACKLLVEDIGEEDGVPYFDIRNTRAGRVKTAKSTRKVPICAELRRLGLLDYVAAMRAAGEEYLFPEIVPGKGGRPLGDVFFNTIWLKIKPLLTLIKPGQAVHSGRHMVSTELKALQTFEETRADLLGQQIGGENAVRYAGATRLEILADVVDRLPIVTGHLPSPETINLLPKHLRCARPTRQSAGRRARG, from the coding sequence ATGCCAGCGATCGAGAACGTCACCCGCCGCAGCGCGGTCTATTGGTGGCGGCGAAGACTGCGTTTGGCGCCAGCGAGCGCAAAACCTATAACCGTAGTAATGATGGTCAGCCTTCTGACGAAGGATCAGCCGGTCGCGCGTCGACGCGCGGTCGCGATGACCGGGCAGAGCGAGACGGTGCGGATGAGCCTGTACGAGAAGATTGAGCGAGACGGCCTAACCGCCGACCAAGCCAGTGCCGTATTCCAGGAGGAGATGATCCGCTACCGAAATATGCTGGCCTATCAGCACCAGTCGATCCAGCAGGACGGCGAAGGCCATGTCGCGGAACGCTTCGCGCAGATGCGGGCCATCTATAGTGCGGTGAACCGCGATTTTGCCGACAATGGCTTCACCGATTTTCTTGGTATCGATTATGTAGGCGGCTTCGATCGCCGCTTTGCCGACTTGGACGACGAAGCTCGCGGGCATCTCTATGCGATGCTCGGTCGAACCCCCGAATTGCCCGAGCACCTGCTCAACGAAGCGCGAGACCTGTTGCGTTGCGTGGGTGTCGACGACTCCGGCGACCGGAGTGAGGCCGCCCGTCAGATCATGTGTCAGGCGCGAGCGGCGGCTGCGGCGTCGTACGGCGATCCGGCGTTGCAGGATATGGCAAATCGAATGGCCGTCGCGGCGACCATTATGCGATCCCTTGGCGCGGCGGCTCCTTCGCCTGCACAAATCGTAGCTCCAACGCCAGCCGCCATGTCCGCGCAGACGGCGGCGAATGTCGCGGCCGATCCCGAGCAATGGGATGAGGAGGATGGGGAGGACGAGAAAGCGGAAAGGCAGCGCTACGCGCGCATGAGCCCGTTGGAGGTAGTTGAGGCGTATATGAGCCTCAAGCCAAAGGCCCGAGGGCGCGCCACCGTGACCAAAGCGGCCGCTAACAAGCCCAAGTCGCAGGCGAAGACTTGGGCCGACAGTCAGCGGCGTCAGTTTAAGGCGGCAGCCTTCTTGTTCGGCAAGTCCAATGGCGGCAAGCCCTTGGCGCGAACGAGGCAGGAGGATCTCAACCGGTTCTACGACCAGCTCAACCGCATGCCTTCCACGCATCACAAGTCCGTGCGGCACGAGCCGATGAAGATCGAAGACATCTGCCTTGAGGCTGCCAACCGGGTGGAGGAGGCGGAGAAGCACGAAGAAGCCATTAATTTCACGATCGGATTGGATGTCGGTACGATCAATAGGCACTTTGCCAACCTGAAAAAGCTGTCCACATGGCTGGCCAGCAAGACGAAAATGCGGGTGCTCGATTTCTCCGATTACATTCTCGTGGAAGAGGAGCGCGACGAACGGACGGAGCGTGATCCCTACACCATCCAGCAGGGGCAAGAGCTGTTCGCTCTCGGAATCTGGACCGGCAGCCCCACGCTGGACGACCGGTTCACGAAGGGAAGTGACGGCCGGATTTGGCATGATGCGGCTTATTGGATCATGCCTATCGTCTGGTACTCGGGTATGCGGCGTGAGGAAGCTTGCAAGCTGCTAGTCGAGGACATCGGCGAGGAAGATGGCGTCCCGTATTTCGATATCCGCAACACCCGCGCCGGACGGGTCAAAACGGCCAAGAGCACTCGGAAGGTTCCCATCTGCGCGGAGCTTCGCCGGCTCGGCCTGCTGGACTACGTCGCCGCGATGCGGGCGGCGGGCGAAGAATATCTCTTTCCGGAAATTGTGCCCGGCAAGGGGGGGCGACCGTTGGGCGATGTGTTCTTCAACACCATCTGGCTGAAGATCAAGCCGCTATTGACGCTCATCAAGCCGGGCCAGGCGGTGCATAGCGGTCGACACATGGTCAGCACCGAGCTGAAGGCGTTGCAGACCTTCGAAGAGACGCGGGCTGACCTCCTTGGGCAGCAGATCGGCGGCGAAAATGCCGTTCGCTATGCGGGAGCGACGCGGCTGGAGATCCTGGCGGATGTCGTGGACCGCCTGCCCATCGTCACCGGCCATCTGCCGTCGCCCGAAACCATCAACCTCCTTCCGAAGCATCTGCGCTGTGCGCGCCCGACGCGTCAGTCGGCGGGCCGTAGGGCGCGAGGCTGA
- a CDS encoding branched-chain amino acid aminotransferase, with protein sequence MEAHQSLTFRFDPSQTPVEASERTARLVDPGFGRVFTDHMALIRYSDDKGWHDAQITARVPLQVDPAASVLHYAQEIFEGMKAYRLADGGTALFRPEANARRFQDSARRMAMPELPEDLFLESVERLVEVERNWIPEQDGGALYLRPFMFASEVFLGVKPSSEYLYMVIASSVGAYFKGGAPAVSIWVSQGYTRAAPGGTGAAKCGGNYAASLLAQKEAIANGCDQVVFLDAVERRWVEELGGMNVFFVFDDGSLVTPPLTGTILPGITRDSILTIARAQGLTVREEPYAIDQWRADAATGRLVEAFACGTAAVVTPIGSVAEPAGRFTIGSGGPGQLTTRLRDQLVSIQRGQAPDPHGWMRRLG encoded by the coding sequence ATGGAAGCGCATCAATCCCTTACGTTTCGGTTCGATCCTAGCCAGACCCCGGTCGAGGCGAGCGAGCGGACGGCGCGTTTGGTCGATCCCGGCTTCGGGCGCGTTTTCACCGATCACATGGCCCTGATCCGCTACAGCGACGACAAGGGCTGGCACGACGCGCAGATTACCGCGCGCGTGCCCCTCCAGGTCGATCCGGCCGCCTCGGTCCTGCATTATGCGCAAGAGATCTTCGAGGGGATGAAGGCCTATCGCTTGGCCGATGGCGGCACCGCGCTGTTCCGGCCCGAGGCCAATGCCCGCCGCTTCCAGGATTCGGCGCGGCGCATGGCGATGCCCGAACTGCCCGAGGACCTATTCCTGGAATCGGTCGAGCGATTGGTCGAGGTGGAGCGCAACTGGATTCCCGAGCAGGACGGCGGTGCGCTCTATCTGCGCCCCTTCATGTTCGCCAGCGAGGTCTTCCTGGGCGTGAAGCCCTCATCCGAATATCTCTACATGGTCATCGCCTCGTCGGTGGGCGCCTATTTCAAGGGCGGCGCGCCCGCCGTGTCGATCTGGGTCAGCCAGGGCTATACCCGCGCGGCTCCCGGCGGCACGGGCGCGGCCAAGTGTGGCGGCAACTATGCCGCCAGCCTGCTCGCGCAGAAGGAAGCGATCGCCAACGGGTGTGACCAGGTCGTCTTCCTCGACGCGGTCGAGCGCCGCTGGGTCGAGGAACTGGGCGGCATGAACGTCTTCTTCGTGTTCGACGACGGCTCGCTGGTCACGCCGCCGCTGACCGGCACGATCCTGCCCGGCATCACCCGCGATTCGATCCTGACCATCGCGCGCGCGCAGGGCCTGACCGTGCGTGAGGAGCCCTATGCCATCGACCAGTGGCGTGCCGACGCCGCCACCGGTCGCCTGGTCGAGGCGTTCGCCTGCGGCACGGCGGCGGTCGTCACCCCGATCGGCAGCGTCGCCGAGCCCGCGGGCCGCTTCACCATCGGCAGCGGCGGTCCCGGCCAGCTGACCACCCGCCTGCGCGACCAGCTGGTATCGATCCAGCGCGGCCAGGCCCCCGATCCGCACGGCTGGATGCGCCGCCTGGGCTGA
- a CDS encoding helix-turn-helix domain-containing protein: protein MAASNQSASAQFLREPELRRGMELLYFGNSHLVRSIDRGLAAQGLGRAHHRALYFMARRPDMTVSELLSLLAITKQSLGRVLNELASRDLVETRPGDRDRRQRLLRLTPAGAAMEAELFDALREKLAKAYARAGQQAVTGFWTVLEGFIPENERARIEELRSNDG from the coding sequence ATGGCTGCCTCGAACCAGTCCGCATCGGCACAGTTTCTTCGTGAACCCGAACTCCGCAGGGGTATGGAATTGCTGTATTTCGGCAATAGCCACCTCGTGCGATCCATCGATCGTGGCCTCGCCGCGCAAGGGCTGGGGCGCGCGCATCACCGCGCGCTCTATTTCATGGCGCGGCGGCCCGACATGACGGTCAGCGAGCTGTTATCGCTCCTGGCCATCACCAAGCAATCGTTGGGGCGCGTGCTCAACGAACTGGCGAGCCGCGACCTAGTGGAAACGCGGCCGGGCGACCGCGACCGGCGGCAAAGGCTGCTGCGGCTGACCCCGGCGGGTGCGGCCATGGAGGCCGAGCTGTTCGACGCGTTGCGCGAGAAGCTGGCCAAGGCCTATGCCCGCGCGGGGCAGCAGGCGGTGACCGGGTTCTGGACGGTGCTGGAGGGGTTCATTCCGGAGAATGAACGCGCCCGGATCGAGGAACTGCGTTCCAACGACGGTTGA
- a CDS encoding tetratricopeptide repeat protein translates to MRLTSLAAAAALAVVSLSTSLSGQRPDSQIDARSLQLLEQGRSLKAAGNLDGATDILETAVTVDPRNRAAFVLLAEVADARGLPGKAIRLYREALLLDPNDTRALRGQGEALVQKGAIARAKDNLAKIKTLCKQDCGDATALAALIAKGPPVTTAQVDSKTPPTP, encoded by the coding sequence ATGCGTTTGACGTCCCTGGCCGCCGCCGCCGCATTGGCGGTGGTCTCGCTTTCCACGTCGCTCAGCGGCCAGCGTCCCGACAGCCAGATCGATGCCCGGTCGCTGCAATTGCTGGAGCAGGGGCGCAGCCTGAAGGCGGCGGGCAATCTCGACGGTGCGACCGACATTCTGGAAACGGCGGTGACGGTCGATCCGCGCAACCGCGCCGCCTTCGTGCTGCTCGCCGAGGTCGCCGATGCGCGAGGTCTGCCGGGCAAGGCGATCCGGCTGTATCGCGAGGCGCTGCTGCTCGACCCGAACGACACGCGCGCGCTGCGCGGTCAGGGTGAAGCCCTGGTGCAGAAGGGCGCGATCGCCCGCGCCAAGGACAATCTCGCCAAGATCAAGACGCTGTGCAAACAGGATTGCGGCGATGCCACCGCGCTCGCCGCGCTGATCGCCAAGGGCCCCCCAGTCACGACCGCGCAGGTCGACAGCAAGACCCCGCCGACGCCTTAA
- a CDS encoding RsmB/NOP family class I SAM-dependent RNA methyltransferase, translating into MTPGARTQAAIELLDEIVAAAASGGAAADTLIARYFATRRYAGSKDRRAVRELVYAAIRQAGPMPVSGRAAMLAVADRDPAVAATFDGAGHGPAPIAPDEPRAEGGVAPGWLVEALTASGLDAARQAALVDRAPLDLRVNSLATTREAVLEQWPEGAATLLAPLGIRLPNGTAVESSDLYRAGLVEVQDEGSQLVGAALNAKPGEWLVDLCAGAGGKTLQLAAAMANQGALVACDIDRARLQKLPPRAERAGASIIESRLLNPGHEAEMLADWAGKADGVLIDAPCSGTGTWRRNPEARWRLTPERLQRLRAMQEQVMTIGAGLVKPGGRMVYIVCSLLDAEGSDQVAAFLARHPGWVAAPIEPAIGTGHGPGRRLDPATHGTDGFFVACLRAPC; encoded by the coding sequence ATGACCCCCGGTGCCCGCACCCAGGCGGCGATCGAACTGCTGGACGAGATCGTCGCCGCCGCCGCCAGCGGCGGTGCGGCGGCGGACACGCTGATCGCGCGCTATTTCGCGACGCGTCGCTATGCCGGGTCGAAGGACCGGCGGGCGGTGCGCGAGCTGGTCTATGCCGCGATCCGGCAGGCCGGACCGATGCCGGTTTCGGGCCGGGCTGCGATGCTGGCGGTCGCCGATCGCGATCCAGCGGTGGCGGCGACCTTCGACGGGGCGGGCCATGGCCCCGCGCCGATCGCGCCCGATGAACCGCGCGCCGAGGGCGGGGTGGCGCCGGGCTGGCTGGTCGAGGCGCTGACCGCGTCCGGGCTGGATGCGGCCCGGCAGGCCGCGCTGGTCGACCGCGCGCCGCTCGATCTGCGCGTCAACAGCCTAGCGACCACGCGCGAGGCGGTGCTGGAGCAATGGCCCGAGGGCGCGGCCACGCTGCTCGCCCCGCTCGGCATCCGCCTGCCCAACGGGACGGCGGTGGAGTCGTCCGACCTCTATCGCGCCGGACTGGTCGAGGTGCAGGACGAGGGCAGCCAGCTGGTCGGCGCGGCGCTGAACGCCAAACCCGGCGAATGGCTGGTCGACCTGTGCGCCGGGGCGGGGGGCAAGACGCTCCAACTGGCCGCCGCCATGGCCAATCAGGGCGCGCTGGTCGCCTGCGACATCGACCGGGCGCGGCTCCAGAAACTGCCGCCGCGCGCCGAGCGGGCGGGGGCGAGCATCATCGAGAGCCGCTTGCTCAATCCGGGGCACGAGGCCGAGATGCTGGCCGACTGGGCGGGCAAGGCCGATGGCGTCCTGATCGATGCGCCCTGTTCGGGCACCGGCACCTGGCGGCGCAATCCCGAAGCACGGTGGCGGCTGACCCCGGAGCGATTGCAGCGGCTGCGCGCGATGCAGGAACAGGTGATGACGATCGGCGCGGGGCTGGTGAAGCCGGGCGGGCGGATGGTCTATATCGTCTGCTCGCTGCTCGATGCCGAAGGGAGCGACCAGGTCGCCGCCTTTCTCGCGCGGCATCCCGGCTGGGTGGCCGCGCCTATCGAACCCGCGATCGGTACGGGCCATGGGCCGGGCCGTCGCCTCGATCCCGCGACGCACGGCACCGACGGCTTTTTTGTCGCCTGCCTCCGGGCACCATGCTAG
- the guaB gene encoding IMP dehydrogenase yields MDIRLGLTFDDVLLVPQESDVLPSSADTRTQLTRSIALNIPVLSAAMDTVTEADMAIVMAQLGGMGVLHRNLTLDQQVAAVRQVKRFESGMVVNPITISPTATLAEAQALMARHRISGIPVVEFDGRLVGILTNRDVRFAENPQQPVSELMTHEDLATVKVGVGQDEARRLLHARRIEKLLVVDESYRCVGLITVKDIEKAVTYPSATKDAAGRLRVAAASTVGEKGFERTRALIEAEVDCVIIDTAHGHNRDVARAVEAAKKLSDTVQVIAGNVATAAATRALIDAGADAVKVGIGPGSICTTRVVAGVGVPQLTAVMDCAEEGWKSGVPVIADGGLRTSGDLAKALAAGAGACMVGSLLAGTEEAPGETFLYQGRAYKSYRGMGSVGAMGRGSADRYFQGDIKDQMKLVPEGIEGQVAYKGPARDVIHQLVGGIKAAMGYTGSATLKDLRERAQFVQITGAGLKESHVHDVTITREAPNYPTR; encoded by the coding sequence ATGGATATCCGCCTCGGCCTCACCTTCGACGACGTGCTCCTCGTTCCGCAGGAGTCCGACGTTCTGCCGAGCAGCGCTGACACGCGCACGCAACTGACCCGCTCGATCGCGCTCAACATCCCCGTCCTGTCGGCGGCGATGGACACCGTGACCGAGGCCGACATGGCGATCGTCATGGCGCAGCTGGGCGGCATGGGCGTTCTGCACCGCAACCTGACGCTCGATCAGCAGGTCGCCGCCGTGCGCCAGGTCAAGCGGTTCGAGAGCGGCATGGTCGTCAACCCGATCACCATCTCGCCGACCGCGACGCTGGCCGAGGCGCAGGCGCTGATGGCGCGGCACCGGATCAGCGGCATCCCCGTCGTCGAATTCGACGGCCGCCTCGTCGGCATCCTGACCAACCGCGACGTGCGCTTCGCCGAAAACCCGCAACAGCCGGTGTCCGAGCTGATGACGCATGAGGATCTGGCGACCGTGAAGGTCGGCGTCGGCCAGGACGAGGCGCGCCGCCTGCTCCACGCGCGCCGGATCGAAAAGCTGCTGGTCGTCGATGAAAGCTATCGCTGCGTCGGCCTGATCACCGTCAAGGATATCGAGAAGGCCGTCACCTATCCCTCGGCCACCAAGGATGCCGCCGGTCGCCTGCGCGTCGCCGCCGCCTCCACGGTGGGCGAGAAGGGTTTCGAGCGGACCCGCGCGCTGATCGAGGCGGAGGTCGACTGCGTCATCATCGACACCGCGCACGGCCATAACCGCGACGTCGCCCGCGCGGTCGAGGCGGCCAAGAAGCTGTCCGACACGGTGCAGGTGATCGCGGGCAATGTCGCCACTGCCGCCGCCACCCGCGCGCTGATCGATGCGGGTGCCGATGCGGTGAAGGTCGGCATCGGGCCGGGTTCGATCTGCACCACCCGCGTCGTGGCAGGCGTCGGCGTGCCCCAGCTGACCGCCGTGATGGACTGCGCCGAGGAAGGCTGGAAGTCGGGCGTGCCGGTGATCGCCGATGGCGGCCTGCGCACCTCGGGCGATCTCGCCAAGGCGCTGGCGGCGGGGGCGGGCGCCTGCATGGTCGGCTCGCTGCTCGCGGGTACCGAGGAAGCGCCGGGCGAGACCTTCCTGTATCAGGGCCGCGCCTATAAGTCCTATCGCGGCATGGGCTCGGTCGGCGCGATGGGGCGCGGCTCGGCGGACCGCTATTTCCAGGGCGATATCAAGGACCAGATGAAGCTGGTGCCCGAAGGCATCGAGGGCCAGGTCGCCTATAAGGGCCCGGCGCGCGACGTCATCCACCAGCTGGTCGGCGGTATCAAGGCGGCGATGGGCTATACCGGCTCGGCGACGCTGAAGGACCTGCGCGAACGGGCCCAGTTCGTCCAGATCACGGGGGCGGGCCTGAAGGAAAGCCATGTCCATGACGTGACGATCACGCGGGAAGCTCCCAATTACCCGACCCGCTGA
- a CDS encoding SPFH domain-containing protein has translation MGLIIAALAVLLVLLYLMMSIKIVRQGYQYTIEHFGRYTGTAAPGFNFYPAFFYRVGRRVNMMEQVIDIPGQEIITKDNAMISTDGVVFFQVLDAPKAAYEVSDLYVALLNLVTTNLRTVMGAMDLDETLSKRDEINARLLNVVDHATTPWGVKITRVEIKDIRPPVDIVNAMARQMKAEREKRANILEAEGSRASEILRAEGQKQARILEAEGRRESAFRDSEARERAAEAEAKATRVVSDAIASGGTQAINYFVAQKYVEAVGKFATSPNAKTILFPVEATQLIGTLGGIGELAKEALAPNKPGAATPPARPGPFEPSGS, from the coding sequence ATGGGCCTGATCATTGCCGCGCTGGCGGTGCTGTTGGTGCTTCTGTATCTGATGATGTCGATCAAGATCGTCCGCCAGGGCTATCAGTACACGATCGAGCATTTCGGCCGCTATACCGGCACGGCCGCTCCCGGGTTCAACTTCTACCCCGCCTTCTTCTATCGCGTCGGCCGCCGCGTGAACATGATGGAACAGGTGATCGACATTCCGGGACAGGAGATCATCACCAAGGACAATGCGATGATCTCGACCGACGGGGTTGTCTTCTTCCAGGTGCTGGATGCACCCAAGGCCGCCTATGAGGTGTCGGACCTGTATGTCGCGCTGCTGAACTTGGTGACGACCAACTTGCGCACCGTCATGGGCGCGATGGATCTGGACGAAACCTTGTCCAAGCGCGACGAGATCAATGCGCGGCTGCTCAATGTGGTCGACCATGCGACCACGCCCTGGGGGGTGAAGATCACCCGCGTCGAGATCAAGGACATCCGTCCGCCGGTCGATATCGTCAACGCCATGGCCCGCCAGATGAAGGCCGAACGCGAAAAGCGCGCCAACATCCTGGAGGCGGAAGGCTCGCGCGCCTCGGAGATCCTGCGCGCCGAAGGACAGAAGCAGGCGCGCATCCTGGAAGCCGAAGGCCGCCGCGAGTCGGCGTTCCGCGACTCCGAAGCCCGCGAGCGCGCCGCCGAGGCGGAGGCCAAGGCGACGCGCGTCGTGTCCGATGCGATCGCCTCGGGCGGGACGCAGGCGATCAACTATTTCGTCGCGCAGAAATATGTCGAGGCGGTGGGCAAGTTCGCGACCAGCCCCAATGCCAAGACGATCCTCTTCCCGGTCGAGGCGACCCAGCTGATCGGGACGCTGGGCGGCATCGGCGAGCTGGCGAAGGAAGCGCTGGCCCCGAACAAGCCGGGCGCCGCCACCCCGCCTGCCAGGCCGGGGCCGTTCGAGCCGTCGGGTTCGTGA
- a CDS encoding NfeD family protein, with translation MSLGEIDPAALWLAAGLVLGIAELLVPGVFLIFLAIAAGVTALTVWALPDLPVGLQLVDFAVWSVVCVVIGRRWYRDFPVDSDAPILNEPARRLRGQIVTVTTPIAGGEGRARLGDGEWPVRGPDAATGTRLRVAHVDGGVLLVEPLAD, from the coding sequence GTGAGCCTGGGGGAGATCGACCCCGCCGCGCTCTGGCTGGCGGCGGGGTTGGTACTGGGCATCGCCGAGCTGCTCGTGCCGGGCGTATTCCTGATCTTCCTCGCCATCGCAGCGGGGGTGACGGCGTTGACCGTCTGGGCGCTGCCGGACCTGCCGGTCGGGCTGCAACTCGTCGATTTCGCGGTGTGGAGCGTGGTGTGCGTCGTGATCGGGCGGCGCTGGTACCGGGACTTTCCCGTGGACAGCGATGCCCCGATCCTGAACGAGCCCGCCCGGCGGCTGCGCGGGCAGATCGTGACGGTCACGACGCCGATCGCGGGCGGCGAAGGGCGCGCACGGCTGGGCGACGGCGAATGGCCGGTGCGCGGCCCCGATGCCGCCACGGGGACTCGGCTGCGCGTGGCGCATGTCGATGGCGGGGTGCTGCTGGTGGAGCCTTTGGCGGATTAG